In Argiope bruennichi chromosome X1, qqArgBrue1.1, whole genome shotgun sequence, a single window of DNA contains:
- the LOC129959270 gene encoding uncharacterized protein LOC129959270, which produces MIKLVASKSRVAPIKSLTIPRLELNAAVLLSKLMKKVMAAIKTTKTSVYYWSDSTTVLAWLQKQPIDLKQFVQSIVATIQENTSTKQWHHVSSEQNPADILSRGIDP; this is translated from the coding sequence ATGATTAAATTAGTTGCTAGTAAATCCAGAGTAGCACCGATTAAAAGCTTGACGATTCCCAGGCTAGAATTGAACGCCGCAGTCTTGTtatcaaaacttatgaaaaaagtGATGGCAGCAATCAAAACGACAAAGACTAGTGTCTACTATTGGTCGGATTCTACTACTGTGCTTGCGTGGCTCCAGAAACAACCAATAGATTTAAAACAGTTCGTCCAAAGCATAGTAGCGACGATTCAAGAAAATACAAGTACTAAACAGTGGCATCATGTATCCTCAGAGCAAAATC